A genome region from Panthera leo isolate Ple1 chromosome A2, P.leo_Ple1_pat1.1, whole genome shotgun sequence includes the following:
- the NBEAL2 gene encoding neurobeachin-like protein 2 isoform X6, whose product MAASERLYELWLLYYAQKDLGYLQQWLKAFVGAFEKSISLFSLEPRRPEEAGAEVPLLPLDALHVLAEQLDKGDLEQALLLLKLFIILCRNLENVEAGWGQVLVPRVLALLTWLTAELKGAHASQEGRGPQLENVALHALLLCEGLFDPYQTWRRQHSGEVITSKEKSKYKFPPAALPSEFSAFFRESLQDADGLPPVLLLRLVHLFGAVLAGGKENGQMAVSAGSVQGLLGVVRGWDHGPAQDPRLVPLALEALVGAVHVLHASRTPPRGPELRTLLEGYFRILNADWPAGPSPGPEEALVTLRVSMLDAIPMMLACEDRPVLQATFLSNNCFEHLTRLIQNSKLYLQARAPPEGDSDLATRLLTEPDVQKVLDQDTDAIAVHVVRVLTCIMSGSPSAKEVFKERIGYPHLHEVLQSQGPPTHRLLQELLNMAVEGDHSICPPPPILNEQPVLMLMQWLPALPTAELRLFLAQRLWWLCDSCPASRSTCVQAGLVGYLLETLSTGVTLGVRCQEQLLALLQALGRVSLRPLELRCLLRPPPGLDSGPGGAEAGNARHAGAIIRALSGMARHRGPARALHYFDLMPSMAGIMVPPVQRWPGPGFTFHAWLCLHPTAAAPAPAPAPSRPLQRKQLYSFFTSSGSGFEAFFTAAGTLVVAVCTRKEYLTMSLPEVSFADSAWHCVAIVHMPGRRPFSQNLVHVYKDGHLVKTAPLRCPSLSEPFSSCCIGSAGHRTTTTTTGLPPPPVPAALAHTHPSLSRSQSVPATAGLGWGSGLVAPLQEGSISSTLAGTQDTRWGSPTSLEGELGAVVIFHEALQAAALRALSTLGPNEMAPFKPEGELHELSTKLLLHYSPQACKNNICLDLSPGHRLDGRLTGHRVETWDVKDVVTCVGGMAALLPLLERVASQPQEAEAGPAETHDLVGPELTSGHNTQGLLLPLGKSSEERMERNAVAAFLLMLRNFLQGHTVNQESLVQCQGPAIIGALLRKVPSWAMDMNVLMSAQLLMEQVAAEGSGPLLYLLYQHLLFNFHLWSPSDFAVRLGHIQYMSSIVREHRQKLRKKYGVQFILDALRTHYSPQREHPLAADDVRTVQTSLLGLVREFLVRSSATDHLQVTLSFLAATGDDGQVAGALDLLLALLQGSPAQEALAIFLLEQGNLEVLLALLVQPRSLPLLPDRVCKILRRLQQNERLPERSRQRLRLREYGLQGLIACLPEGAASPQLCQGLYKLFLGADCLNLSDLLAVVQLSLQADLGVRLDVCRQLFHLIHGQPDVVQLLARQAGWQDVLTRLYVLEAATAGGPLPFPPETPTSPEPALCKPPTESPESSDVFLPSETPSPDPDSFYHALSPFCTPFDLGLERASVGSCNNAGSGSGSGTLTPASQPGTPSPLDGPRPFPVAHGRHSSSLSNVLEDGSLPEPATSGDDTSNTSNPQQTPEEELCNLLTNVLFSVAWRGVEGSDEAAWRERGQVFSVLTQLGASATLVRPPDCIKRSLLEMMLESALTDIKEAPAGVLASLTQQALWLLRLLQDFLCAEGHGNQELWSEKLFEGVCSLLDRMGAWPHLANGTADLREMAQIGLRLVLGYILLEDPQLHAQAYVKLHSLLQTAVPMRREEACYVLSKLESALARALNTPTSETPTEEREPSAAAAAAAAAATERCSWLVPLVRTLLDRAYGPLGLQWGLPSLPPTNGSPTFFEDFQAFCATPEWRHFIDKQVQPTMSQFEMDTYAKSHDLMSGFWNACYDTLMSSGQRRQRERAHSRRAFQELVLEPAQRRARLEGLRYAAALKQQAAQHSTALLHWGALWRQLSSPCGAWALRDPPFPRWKLSSAETYSRMRLKLVPNHHFNPHLEASALRDNLGEAPLTPTEEASLPLAVTKEAKVSTLPEELPEDQLGEDELAALETAMQAAELDEQHEKLVLSAECQLVTVVAVIPGLLEITTQHVYFYDGSAERVETEEGIGHDFRRPLAQLREVHLRRFNLRRSALELFFIDQANYFLNFPCKVGGTTASSPWQAPRPQPCLIPPHTQVRNQVYSWLLRLRPPAQGYLSSRSPQEMLRASGLTQKWVQREISNFEYLMQLNTIAGRTYNDLSQYPVFPWVLQDYVSPTLDLSNPAVFRDLSKPIGVVNPKHAQLVREKYESFEDPAGTIDKFHYGTHYSNAAGVMHYLIRVEPFTSLHVQLQSGRFDCSDRQFHSVAAAWQARLESPADVKELIPEFFYFPDFLENQNGFDLGCLQLTNEKVGDVVLPPWASSPEDFIQQHRQALESEYVSAHLHEWIDLIFGYKQRGPAAEEALNVFYYCTYEGAVDLDHVADERERKALEGIISNFGQTPCQLLKEPHPARLSAEEAAQRLARLDTNSPSIFQHLDQLKAFFAEVISDGVPLVLALVPHRQSHSFIIQGSSDLLVTVSASGLLGTHSWLPYDRNINNYFSFSKDPTIGNPKMQRLLSGPWVPGSGVSGQALAVTPDGKLLFSGGHWDGSLRMTSLSRGKLLKQLNRHLDVVTCLALDTCGIYLISGSRDTTCMVWRLLQEGGLSVGLASKPVQVLYGHEAAVSCVAISTELDMAVSGSEDGTVIIHTVRRGQFVAALQPPGATLPGPVSHLVLGSEGQIVVQSSAWERVGAQVTYSLHLYSVNGKLRVSLPLVEQPTALAVTEDFVLLGTAQCALHILHLNNGQRRYLGE is encoded by the exons ATGGCCGCCTCGGAGCGGCTGTACGAGCTGTGGCTGCTCTACTATGCTCAG AAGGACCTGGGCTACCTGCAGCAGTGGCTGAAGGCCTTCGTGGGTGCCTTCGAGAAAAGCATCTCGCTGTTCTCTCTGGAGCCGCGCAG GCCAGAGGAGGCAGGCGCAGAGGTGCCGCTGTTGCCGCTGGACGCGCTGCACGTGCTGGCCGAGCAGCTAGACAAGGGGGACCTGGAGCAGGCCCTGCTGCTGCTCAAGCTTTTCATCATTCTCTGCAG GAACCTGGAGAACGTAGAGGCGGGCTGGGGCCAGGTGCTGGTGCCCCGGGTGCTGGCATTGCTGACCTGGTTGACGGCAGAG CTGAAAGGAGCCCATGCATCGCAGGAGGGCCGTGGGCCGCAGCTGGAGAACGTGGCCCTGCATGCCCTCCTCCTCTGCGAGGGCCTCTTTGACCCTTACCAGACCTGGCGGCGCCAGCATAGTGG ggaagtCATCACTTCCAAGGAGAAGAGCAAATACAAGTTCCCTCCAGCTGCTTTGCCCAGTGAATTCAGCGCCTTCTTCAGAG AGAGCCTGCAGGATGCAGATGGCTTGCCTCCCGTGCTGCTTTTGCGTCTCGTCCACCTCTTTGGTGCTGTCCTTGCAGGAGGGAAG GAGAACGGGCAGATGGCTGTGAGCGCCGGCTCTGTGCAGGGCCTGTTGGGTGTGGTACGGGGCTGGGACCATGGGCCAGCCCAGGACCCCCGCCTAGTGCCCCTGGCACTGGAGGCACTAGTGGGTGCAGTACATGTCCTGCATGCCAGCCGCACACCCCCTCGTGGGCCAGAGCTCCGAACCCTGCTTGAGGGCTACTTCCGCATCCTTAATGCCGACTGGCCGGCGGGCCCAAGCCCAGGCCCTGAAGAGGCCCTCGTCACCCTACGGGTCAGCATGCTCG ATGCCATCCCCATGATGCTGGCATGTGAGGACCGGCCGGTGCTGCAGGCCACCTTCCTCAGCAACAATTGCTTTGAGCACCTTACTCGCCTCATCCAGAATAGCAAG ctGTACCTGCAGGCCCGGGCGCCCCCTGAGGGGGACAGTGACCTGGCTACCCGGTTACTGACCGAGCCCGATGTCCAGAAG gtACTGGACCAGGACACAGATGCCATCGCGGTGCACGTAGTCAGAGTACTTACCTGCATCATGAGCGGCTCCCCCTCAGCCAAG GAGGTGTTTAAAGAGCGCATTGGCTACCCTCACCTGCACGAGGTTTTGCAGAGCCAAGGTCCCCCCACCCATCGGCTGCTGCAGGAGCTACTCAACATG GCTGTGGAGGGGGACCACAGCATATGTCCACCGCCACCGATCCTGAACGAGCAGCCCGTGCTGATGCTGATGCAGTGGCTGCCAGCCCTGCCCACGGCGGAGCTGCGGCTCTTCCTCGCACAACGCCTTTGGTGGCTCTGCGACAGCTGCCCCGCCAGCCGCTCCACGTGTGTGCAGGCGGGTCTGGTGGGCTACCTGCTGGAGACGCTCAGCACGGGGGTCACCCTGGGGGTCCGCTGCCAGGAGCAGCTGTTGGCGCTGCTGCAGGCATTGGGCCGTGTGTCTCTGCGGCCCTTGGAGCTTCGTTGCCTGCTGCGCCCCCCGCCAGGGCTGGACTCGGGGCCGGGCGGAGCCGAGGCTGGGAATGCCCGACACGCCGGTGCCATCATTCGTGCGTTGTCGGGCATGGCCCGGCACCGGGGCCCTGCACGAGCCCTGCACTACTTTGACCTCATGCCCAGCATGGCCGGTATTATGGTACCCCCCGTGCAGCGATGGCCAGGACCCGGCTTCACCTTCCATGCCTGGCTCTGTCTGCACCCCACGGCTGCAGCAcctgccccggccccggccccctcACGGCCCCTCCAGCGGAAGCAGCTGTACAG CTTCTTCACCAGCAGCGGCTCAGGGTTTGAGGCCTTCTTCACGGCAGCTGGGACACTGGTGGTGGCCGTGTGCACCCGGAAGGAGTACTTGACCATGAGCTTGCCTGAAGTGTCCTTTGCCGACTCTGCCTGG CACTGCGTGGCCATTGTCCATATGCCTGGGCGCCGGCCCTTCAGCCAGAACCTGGTCCATGTCTACAAAGACGGCCATCTGGTCAAGACAGCACCCCTCCGCTGCCCCTCTCTCAGTGAG CCTTTCTCCTCCTGCTGTATCGGCTCCGCTGGGCACCGCACAACGACCACCACCACGGGGCTGCCTCCGCCACCAGTCCCCGCTGCCCTGGCTCACACTCACCCCTCCCTGTCCCGCTCCCAGTCGGTCCCGGCTACCGCAGGGCTTGGCTGGGGGTCGGGGCTGGTGGCCCCCCTGCAGGAGGGCAGCATCAGCTCCACCCTTGCAGGCACACAGGACACTCGGTGGGGCAGCCCCACGTCTCTGGAGGGTGAGCTGGGAGCCGTGGTCATCTTCCACGAAGCCCTGCAGGCAGCGGCCCTGCGGGCCCTGAGCACCTTGG ggCCCAATGAGATGGCACCCTTCAAGCCCGAGGGGGAACTACACGAGCTCAGCACCAAGCTGCTCCTCCATTACTCACCTCAG GCCTGTAAGAACAACATCTGCCTGGACCTGTCTCCTGGCCACAGGCTGGATGGCCGCCTGACAGGCCACAGGGTGGAGACCTGGGATGTGAAG GACGTGGTGACTTGCGTGGGAGGCATGGCTGCCTTGCTGCCCCTGCTGGAGCGAGTGGCCTCACAGCCCCAAGAGGCCGAGGCGGGTCCAGCCGAGACACATGACCTCGTGGGGCCCGAACTGACCTCTGGCCACAACACCCAGGGCCTGCTTCTCCCACTGGGCAAGTCCTCCG AAGAGCGCATGGAGAGGAATGCAGTGGCCGCCTTTCTGCTGATGCTGCGGAACTTCCTGCAGGGCCACACGGTGAACCAGGAGAGCCTGGTGCAGTGCCAGGGGCCTGCCATCATCGGGGCCCTGCTGCGCAAG GTCCCCAGCTGGGCCATGGACATGAATGTGCTCATGTCTGCCCAGCTGCTGATGGAGCAGGTGGCAGCGGAGGGCAGTGGGCCCCTCCTGTACTTGCTCTACCAGCATTTGCTCTTCAATTTCCACCTGTGGAGCCCCAGTGACTTTGCTGTGCGCCTGG GCCACATCCAGTACATGTCTAGCATCGTCCGGGAGCACAGACAGAAGCTGCGGAAGAAGTATGGGGTTCAGTTCATCCTGGATGCGCTGCGCACCCATTACAG CCCACAGCGGGAGCACCCCCTAGCGGCTGACGACGTGCGCACAGTGCAGACCTCACTCCTCGGCCTGGTGCGGGAGTTCCTGGTCCGGAGCTCCGCCACTGATCACTTGCAGGTCACGCTGAGCTTTCTGGCGGCTACAGGCGATGATGGCCAG GTGGCGGGTGCTCTGGACCTGCTGCTGGCACTGCTGCAGGGCTCACCAGCACAGGAGGCTCTGGCTATCTTCCTGTTGGAGCAGGGGAACCTTGAGGTTTTGCTGGCACTGCTGGTGCAGCCAAGGTCACTGCCCCTGCTGCCCGACCGAGTCTGCAAG atccTGCGCAGATTGCAGCAGAACGAGCGCTTACCTGAACGGAGTCGCCAGCGGCTCCGGCTGCGAGAATACGGTCTCCAGGGTCTCATCGCCTGCCTGCCGGAGGGGGCTGCTTCGCCCCAGCTCTGCCAGGGCCTCTACAAGCTATTCCTGGGGGCAG ACTGCCTGAACCTCTCAGATCTGTTGGCTGTGGTGCAGCTGTCCCTCCAGGCTGACCTCGGCGTCCGCCTGGACGTTTGTCGCCAG CTTTTCCACCTCATCCACGGACAGCCAGACGTAGTGCAGCTGCTGGCCCGGCAGGCCGGCTGGCAGGACGTGCTGACCCGGCTGTACGTCCTGGAGGCTGCCACAGCTGGCGgtcccctgccctttcccccagaGACACCCACATCCCCAGAGCCAGCCTTATGCAAGCCACCCACCGAATCACCTGAGTCTTCGGATGTCTTCCTGCCCTCGGAAACCCCCAGCCCCGACCCTGACAGCTTTTACCACGCTCTCTCTCCATTTTGTACACCCTTTGACCTGGGCCTGGAACGGGCCAGCGTGGGTTCGTGCAACAATGCGggcagtggcagtggcagtgGGACTCTTACTCCGGCCAGCCAGCCTGGCACACCTTCCCCACTGGATGGGCCCCGGCCCTTCCCTGTGGCCCATGGCCGCCATAGCTCTAGTCTCTCCAACGTGCTAGAGGACGGCAGCCTCCCGGAGCCCGCCACCAGTGGGGATGATACCTCAAATACCAGCAACCCACAG CAAACCCCTGAGGAGGAGTTGTGCAACCTGCTCACCAACGTGCTGTTTTCGGTGGCGTGGCGGGGCGTGGAAGGCAGCGATGAGGCCGCCTGGCGGGAGCGTGGCCAGGTCTTCTCGGTGCTCACCCAGCTGGGCGCCTCAGCCACGCTGGTGCGCCCGCCAGACTGCATCAAGCGCAG cctcctggaGATGATGCTGGAGTCAGCCCTGACCGACATCAAAGAGGCCCCTGCTGGGGTCCTGGCCAGCCTCACCCAGCAGGCGCTTTGGCTGCTGCGCCTGCTGCAGGACTTCCTGTGCGCCGAGGGTCACGGTAATCAGGAGCTGTGGAGTGAGAAG CTCTTTGAAGGCGTGTGCAGCCTGCTGGATCGCATGGGAGCCTGGCCACACCTGGCCAATGGCACAGCAGATCTGCGAGAGATGGCACAGATTGGCCTGCGCCTGGTGCTTGGCTACATCCTGCTGGAGGACCCGCAG CTGCACGCCCAGGCCTATGTGAAGCTGCACTCACTCCTGCAGACAGCGGTGCCCATGCGGCGCGAGGAGGCCTGCTACGTGCTCTCCAAGCTGGAGTCGGCGCTGGCGAGGGCGCTCAACACCCCCACCTCAGAAACGCCCACCGAGGAAAGGGAGCCCTCAGCTGCAGCTGCAGCTGCCGCTGCCGCAGCCACGGAACGCTGCTCGTGGCTGGTGCCACTGGTGCGCACGCTGCTGGACCGTGCCTACGGGCCGCTGGGGCTCCAGTGGGGGCTGCCTTCCCTGCCGCCCACCAACGGCAGCCCCACCTTCTTCGAGGACTTTCAGGCCTTTTGTGCCACACCTGAATGGCGCCACTTCATCGACAAGcag GTGCAGCCCACCATGTCGCAGTTCGAAATGGACACCTACGCCAAGAGCCACGACCTCATGTCGGGCTTCTGGAATGCCTGCTACGACACGCTCATGAGTAGTGGACAGCGGCGCCAGAGGGAGCGGGCACACAGTCGTCGGGCTTTCCAG gagCTGGTGCTGGAACCAGCACAGAGACGGGCACGCCTGGAAGGGCTGCGTTACGCGGCGGCCCTGAAGCAGCAGGCAGCGCAGCACTCCACGGCTCTGCTCCACTGGGGGGCGCTGTGGCGTCAGCTCTCCAGCCCCTGTGGGGCCTGGGCCCTTAG AGACCCACCATTTCCCCGCTGGAAGTTGTCCAGTGCCGAGACATACTCGCGCATGCGTCTGAAGCTAGTGCCCAACCATCACTTCAACCCTCATTTGGAAGCTAGCGCCCTGCGGGACAACCTGG GTGAGGCCCCCCTGACACCTACCGAGGAGGCCTCGCTACCTCTAGCGGTCACCAAGGAGGCCAAAGTCAGCACGCTGCCAGAGGAGCTTCCGGAAGACCAGCTCGGCGAAGATGAGCTGGCCGCGCTGGAGACTGC GATGCAGGCAGCAGAACTGGACGAGCAGCACGAGAAGCTGGTGCTATCAGCGGAGTGCCAGCTGGTCACAGTGGTGGCTGTAATCCCAGGGCTGCTGGAGATCACCACGCAGCACGTGTACTTCTACGATGGCAGCGCAGAGCGTGTGGAAACTGAGGAGG GCATCGGCCACGACTTCCGGCGCCCACTCGCCCAGCTGCGTGAAGTCCACCTGCGGCGTTTCAACCTGCGCCGCTCAGCCCTTGAGCTCTTCTTCATCGATCAGGCCAACTACTTCCTCAACTTCCCGTGCAAGGTGGGCGGGACCACAGCCTCGTCTCCTTGGCAGGCCCCCAGGCCCCAACCCTGCCTCATCCCACCCCACACCCAGGTACGGAACCAGGTGTACTCGTGGCTCCTGCGCCTGCGCCCCCCAGCCCAAGGCTACCTAAGCAGCCGCTCCCCCCAGGAGATGCTGCGTGCCTCTGGCCTCACCCAG aaaTGGGTACAGCGTGAGATATCCAACTTTGAATACTTGATGCAACTCAACACCATTGCAGGGCGGACCTACAACGACCTGTCTCAGTACCCTGTG TTCCCCTGGGTCCTGCAGGACTACGTGTCCCCAACTTTGGACCTCAGCAACCCGGCCGTCTTCCGGGACCTGTCCAAGCCCATCGGTGTGGTGAACCCCAAGCATGCCCAGCTCGTGAGGGAGAA GTACGAGAGCTTCGAGGACCCTGCGGGCACCATCGACAAGTTCCACTATGGCACCCACTATTCCAATGCGGCGGGCGTGATGCACTACCTCATCCGCGTGGAACCCTTCACCTCCCTGCACGTCCAGCTGCAGAGTGGCCG ctttgACTGCTCCGACCGGCAGTTCCACTCAGTGGCGGCAGCCTGGCAGGCCCGCCTGGAGAGCCCCGCCGACGTGAAGGAGCTCATCCCAGAGTTCTTCTACTTCCCCGACTTCCTGGAGAACCAGAACG GCTTCGACCTGGGCTGCCTCCAGCTGACCAACGAGAAGGTGGGCGATGTGGTGCTGCCGCCATGGGCCAGCTCTCCTGAGGACTTCATCCAGCAGCACCGCCAGGCTCTG gagtCGGAGTATGTGTCTGCCCACCTGCACGAGTGGATTGACCTCATCTTTGGCTACAAGCAGCGGGGACCGGCCGCGGAGGAGGCCCTCAATGTCTTCTATTACTGCACCTATGAGG GGGCTGTGGACCTGGACCACGTGGCGGATGAGCGGGAACGGAAGGCTCTGGAGGGCATTATCAGTAATTTTGGGCAGACTCCCTGTCAGCTGCTAAAG GAGCCACATCCAGCTCGGCTATCAGCCGAGGAAGCAGCCCAACGCCTTGCACGTCTGGACACTAACTCACCTAGTATATTCCAGCACCTGGACCAACTCAAGGCCTTCTTTGCGGAG GTCATCAGTGATGGCGTGCCCCTGGTACTGGCCCTGGTTCCCCATCGGCAGTCCCACTCCTTCATCATCCAGGGCTCCTCAGACCTGTTG GTGACCGTGAGTGCCAGTGGGCTGCTGGGCACCCACAGCTGGTTGCCCTACGACCGTAACATAAACAACTACTTCAGCTTCAGCAAAGACCCCACCATAGGCAACCCCAA GATGCAGCGACTGCTGAGTGGCCCGTGGGTGCCAGGCAGTGGTGTGAGTGGGCAAGCCCTGGCAGTGACCCCCGACGGAAAGCTGCTGTTCAGTGGTGGCCACTGGGATGGCAGTCTGCGAATGACCTCACTATCCCGGGGCAAGCTGTTGAAGCAACTCAACCGCCACCTTG ATGTAGTGACCTGCCTTGCATTGGACACCTGTGGCATCTACCTCATCTCAGGCTCCCGGGACACCACGTGCATGGTGTGGCGGCTCCTGCAGGAG